In Salvelinus sp. IW2-2015 unplaced genomic scaffold, ASM291031v2 Un_scaffold741, whole genome shotgun sequence, the following proteins share a genomic window:
- the LOC112068803 gene encoding zinc finger protein 3 homolog, which produces MSKQQLLREFLNDRLTAAAVEIFXEVEKTVVEYQEENDRLRKLLGISPEIQLCRIDSLQRSVSEEEVPPEQQHCEQEWNPSLGQEDPETTQIKEEQEDLKSSQKEEQLQGVEPDIIDLDFTPPCVKSECDLEDPLWSFTLPQXKTEENRESDSKPVDLKPFVTVTHIKGLNIPCDPPDNQNNASSHSSAVSSDTVGLDNSXPLGPSPLLDLNSPLDPSPPLGSSPLLGSSPLLDPSPPLGPSPLLDLNSPLDPSPPLGPSPLLDLNSPLNPSPPLDPSPLLEEHCSKPSTTSRRTHHCRDCGKTFALKADLQRHVTLTKKRLSECRFCKKRYNSTCQLKAHVRLCHSGKPCTCPVCGKTFKYKGVLPKHMRIHQGEKSLSRVDCEKSFSHKDALNLHKLTHTGEKTFSCGDCEKSFNLKNNLTRHKLIHTGEKPFSCGDCGKSFSLKNNLTRHKLIHTREKPFSCGVCGKSFSQKGDLGRHKLTHTDDKPFSCGDCXKNFRQKGDLRRHILTHTGEKPFSCGDCGKSFNQKGDLSRHRQTHTGEKQHGCSVCGKRFIRKAHLLKHVNNVHNERKQDENKNNENED; this is translated from the exons ATGTCTAAACAACAGTTGTTGCGTGAGTTTTTAAATGATCGTTTAACGGCGGCTGCTGTGGAGATTTTCRGGGAAGTTGAAAAAACGGTAGTGGAATACCAGGAGGAGAACGATCGGCTACGGAAACTGCTGGGGATCTCACCCGAGATACAACTATGTAGAATAG atTCCCTGCAGCGCtctgtctctgaagaggaggttccccctgagcagcagcactgtgagcaggagtggaaccccagtctggggcaggaggacccagagaccacacagattaaagaggaacaggaggaccTGAAGAGCAGTCAGaaggaagagcagcttcaaggGGTGGAGCCTGATATCATAGATTTAGATTTCACTCCTCCTtgtgtgaaaagtgaatgtgatcTGGAGGACCCACTTTGGTCCTTTACTCTTCCTCAAAMCAAGactgaggaaaacagagagagtgactCTAAACCAGTGGATCTCAAACCTTTTGTCACTGTGACCCACATTAAGGGTCTCAACATTCCCTGTGACCCTCCAGATAATCAAAACAATGCCTCCAGCCACAGCTCAGCTGTAAGCAGCGACACAGTAGGACTTGACAATAGTSCACCATTGGGTCCCAGCCCACTATTGGATCTCAACTCACCATTAGATCCCAGCCCACCATTGGGTTCCAGCCCACTATTGGGTTCCAGCCCACTATTGGATCCCAGCCCACCATTGGGTCCCAGCCCACTATTGGATCTCAACTCACCATTGGATCCCAGCCCACCATTGGGTCCCAGCCCACTATTGGATCTCAACTCACCATTAAATCCCAGCCCACCWTTGGATCCCAGCCCACTATTGGAGGAACACTGTTCCAAACCCAGCACCACATCTAGAAGAACTCACCACTGCCGTGACTGTGGTAAAACGTTTGCTCTGAAAGCTGACCTGCAGAGGCATGTGACTCTCACCAAGAAGAGACTCAGTGAATGCCGCTTCTGCAAAAAACGCTACAACTCCACCTGTCAACTGAAGGCCCATGTCCGACTCTGTCACAGTGGGAAACCCTGCACCTGCCCTGTTTGTGGAAAGACCTTTAAATACAAAGGAGTTCTGCCCAAGCACATGAGGATTCACCAAGGAGAAAAATCTTTAAGCCGTGTTGACTGTGAGAAAAGCTTCAGTCACAAGGATGCCCTAAACTTGCATAAACTGACTCACACTGGAGAAAAaacatttagctgtggtgactgtgagaaAAGCTTCAATCTCAAGAATAACCTAACCAGGCATAAActgattcacacaggagagaaaccatttagctgtggtgactgtgggaaaagcttcagcCTCAAGAATAACCTAACCAGGCATAAACTGATTCACACaagagagaaaccatttagctgtggtgtCTGTGGAAAAAGCTTTAGTCAGAAAGGGGACCTAGGGAGGCACAAACTGACTCACACAGATGataaaccatttagctgtggtgactgcgRGAAAAACTTCAGACAGAAAGGGGACCTAAGGAGACAcatactgactcacacaggagagaaaccatttagctgtggtgactgtgggaaaagcttcaatcaGAAGGGGGACCTAAGTAggcatagacagacacacacaggagagaaacaacatggctgctcAGTCTGTGGTAAAAGATTCATTCGTAAGGCTCATCTGCTGAAGCATGTGAATAACGTCCACAACGAAAGAAAACAGGATGAAAACAAGAACAACGAAAATGAGGATTAA